In one Helicobacter jaachi genomic region, the following are encoded:
- a CDS encoding ImmA/IrrE family metallo-endopeptidase: protein MGLTKKEIALRAQKTLKAHSDGEYPIKVVDLAHAMGLRVMETKFTKDSIAGLLDMNERTIYIAKSEGYARKRFSIAHEIGHYVLHKEECQKEGRHISYRDEISSLGFEIKEIEANFFAANLLMPKESVMSLVLEGYTLEEMAHYFNVSNVSMGYRLKFLGVE, encoded by the coding sequence GTGGGTCTCACAAAAAAGGAGATTGCGCTGCGCGCGCAAAAAACTCTAAAAGCGCATAGCGATGGAGAATACCCTATAAAAGTGGTAGATTTAGCGCATGCAATGGGTCTGCGCGTAATGGAGACAAAATTTACAAAAGATAGCATAGCGGGACTGCTTGATATGAATGAGCGAACCATTTATATTGCCAAAAGTGAGGGCTATGCGCGCAAACGCTTTTCTATCGCGCATGAAATAGGGCATTATGTTTTACATAAAGAAGAATGCCAAAAAGAGGGTCGGCACATTTCTTATAGAGATGAGATTTCATCTCTTGGCTTTGAAATTAAAGAGATTGAGGCTAATTTTTTTGCCGCAAATTTACTTATGCCTAAAGAGAGTGTTATGAGCTTAGTCTTAGAGGGATATACTTTAGAGGAAATGGCTCATTATTTTAATGTATCTAATGTCTCAATGGGCTATAGACTTAAATTTTTAGGCGTAGAATGA